In the Populus trichocarpa isolate Nisqually-1 chromosome 1, P.trichocarpa_v4.1, whole genome shotgun sequence genome, ATGAGAGTTTTGGTCTTATGAGCCGATTAGAAGGTTATGACTCTTGTGTTAGTGAAGCTTGCTTATTAGGATCTGATCTAGTGGTGGCTAATATTCCCATGGCTGAAGATGAATCAAGAACTAATAGTGTTAATAATGAAGCTGGCTCAAGCTCAAAAGATGTTCAAGAAGAGAGAGATGAAGGGTGGCTCCAATTGAGTATAGGGGGTCAAACAACAACGACAACAACACCAACAAGCCATGAGAGCAAgcactatcatcatcatcatcatcaacaacaacaacaactagtACTTGATCCTACAACTAGAAGAGGAGGGTTGATTGAGCTTGATCTACTACCAGGTAGCATTAGTAGTATTTCACATCAAGCAAGACCTTTGAGTACTCCTATGTTTCATGTTCCTGATTTTAGAACTCCTCCAAGGCCAGTCATGAACATTGCTGCAAGTCATGCCACTAATTTTGGCACTACATCTTTATTCTTTCAACACCATCCAGCAGCAACTAGCTCAACCTATCCTCTTCATCAAGAGATAAACTGGCCATTTAGGCCTATGTTGCATAATATAGCGACCGCCTCATCTTCATATTCTCCGTcgtcctcttcttcttctttgatgcCATTGGGGTCCTATTTTTCACGTCCGTTCCAAGTAAATAGTGGCATGGATGTTGCAGGACCGAGTTCCGACTTTAGAGTAATTGATCCTCCAAGAAGACCCCATTCTGGCATTTGGTTTTTACTACAAGCGTCTCAAAATCAGtaagtgcaaaagaaaaaaaaaagggtagacATACGAAGAAGCACATAGAAAGATTAGCCccaccattttgtttttgttttcatcttttgtttacttaatttcattttaaaatattttttacatccaATTAGCTACTTtgtaatgatttgtttttcatgtctAAATGCAGAACGAAAGAACCCTTCTTGCCTCAAATATCCAAGAGCTACCTGAGAATCAAGTAACATATTTTATCTTCtctcctggttttttttttttttggggaggAGGGGGTTAATAaagtttaatatattaatggaaTTGAAGAATCCTTTTTGTTCTGAGACTTAATTATTTCGTTTTTCTTTCGATATCTGAAACCTTAGGGATGGAAGGATGACAGTTCGGTTATTAATGAAGTATCTGGTTAACAAGCTGGGACTGGATAGCGAATCAGAGGTATTTAAAACCATTAttacatttgtttttctattccaATCAATACATAAAAAGAAGTAGTTGATTGTACTGTTCTTCCTACCTTATTTTACACATCTGATCACTTCCTGAAGATTGGAAAATCACAGACAAATAGAAGAACCAGAAATAGGGAACGACCCTATCTTTCCAAATTACTAGTTTTAATTGCACGAAAATGGACAAAGGTGGTGTTAGAGACATGACAGAAACAGCAGAACTAGATGCGTTTCTCTAGCGGTATATATTGTGTCTGATAACTTGATATTTAGGTGAGAAGTATATTTCTAGGTAGCCAACTTCTCTTTTTGTATCATTAGGCCATAATCTATTCTTGCAATGATGGTCTAAGAACAAAAATGTTTGTCTAAACTAGGTATTGAGTCTTCTAAACTGGTCATCAATTTGAAGTTTAGTTagttataaatgtttttattgacAAGATTAAATTAGAGGTGTAGGGTTTAAGTGTATTACTTTGGAGATAATGTAGACCT is a window encoding:
- the LOC7482812 gene encoding protein LAX PANICLE 2 isoform X2; translation: MTMVPARSLSKQQQQQHQLCYGSYFGGGTSAYNESFGLMSRLEGYDSCVSEACLLGSDLVVANIPMAEDESRTNSVNNEAGSSSKDVQEERDEGWLQLSIGGQTTTTTTPTSHESKHYHHHHHQQQQQLVLDPTTRRGGLIELDLLPGSISSISHQARPLSTPMFHVPDFRTPPRPVMNIAASHATNFGTTSLFFQHHPAATSSTYPLHQEINWPFRPMLHNIATASSSYSPSSSSSSLMPLGSYFSRPFQVNSGMDVAGPSSDFRVIDPPRRPHSGIWFLLQASQNQTKEPFLPQISKSYLRIKDGRMTVRLLMKYLVNKLGLDSESEIEITCRGQQLVPFLTLQHVRDNIWSPRDALTLLPESSTTDHVMVLHYGRSA
- the LOC7482812 gene encoding protein LAX PANICLE 2 isoform X1, which produces MTMVPARSLSKQQQQQHQLCYGSYFGGGTSAYNESFGLMSRLEGYDSCVSEACLLGSDLVVANIPMAEDESRTNSVNNEAGSSSKDVQEERDEGWLQLSIGGQTTTTTTPTSHESKHYHHHHHQQQQQLVLDPTTRRGGLIELDLLPGSISSISHQARPLSTPMFHVPDFRTPPRPVMNIAASHATNFGTTSLFFQHHPAATSSTYPLHQEINWPFRPMLHNIATASSSYSPSSSSSSLMPLGSYFSRPFQVNSGMDVAGPSSDFRVIDPPRRPHSGIWFLLQASQNQTKEPFLPQISKSYLRIKDGRMTVRLLMKYLVNKLGLDSESEQIEITCRGQQLVPFLTLQHVRDNIWSPRDALTLLPESSTTDHVMVLHYGRSA